The following proteins come from a genomic window of Amaranthus tricolor cultivar Red isolate AtriRed21 chromosome 14, ASM2621246v1, whole genome shotgun sequence:
- the LOC130799911 gene encoding uncharacterized protein LOC130799911 gives MKLVMFVLIAIIMVIIAIRGSLAQPDAGCLLKMSNCLGNVTTQSSILGCCPIIKQEIDNERECFCLLNQAVQQNQTTISEEVDTILTLCSITHSFQTLCPAGSSSCWDRLANCTSGRSSTSDISECCPLLKEEISDERECFCAAKSILLENPSNADSISQFLTLCSVSSFDTLCPGTPSRDPSPSDADTPSGPPLSPRGSLFSSPLGKNSSRNESGAKILGKNSCNKYSNSLGLLPISFLFIWAMFQFFAFL, from the exons ATGAAGTTGGTAATGTTTGTGTTAATTGCAATTATAATGGTAATTATAGCAATTAGGGGTTCATTAGCACAACCTGATGCAGGATGTTTACTGAAGATGTCAAATTGTTTGGGTAATGTAACAACACAAAGTTCTATACTTGGATGTTGTCCAATTATTAAACAAGAAATAGATAATGAAAGAGAATGTTTTTGCTTGTTAAATCAAGCTGTGCAACAAAACCAAACTACAATCTCTGAAGAAGTGGATACTATTCTCACTTTATGTAGCATTACTCATTCTTTTCAAACCTTATGCCCTGCTG GGAGTTCAAGTTGTTGGGATAGGCTTGCAAATTGTACGAGCGGTAGATCTTCGACAAGTGATATATCAGAGTGTTGTCCACTCCTCAAAGAAGAAATATCAGATGAAAGAGAGTGTTTCTGTGCAGCCAAGTCTATTCTTCTTGAAAATCCATCTAATGCCGACTCTATTTCTCAGTTTCTCACGCTTTGTAGCGTCTCTTCTTTTGACACTTTGTGCCCTG GTACTCCATCAAGAGATCCTAGTCCTAGTGACGCTGACACCCCTTCAG GTCCTCCTTTAAGCCCTCGTGGATCTTTATTTTCATCACCTCTAG GTAAAAATAGCAGTCGAAATGAGAGCGGAGCAAAAATCTTGGGCAAAAACAGTTGTAATAAGTATTCAAATTCACTTGGACTACTTCCTATTTCCTTTTTGTTCATTTGGGCGATGTTCCAATTTTTCGCTTTCCTATAA